Sequence from the Nocardiopsis sp. YSL2 genome:
TCCCAGCACGGCCCGGGCCTGGGGGCGGTGGCCTGATGAAGCGCACGATCTGCGATATCCGCGAGCTGCCCTCGCTGGCCGCGTTGAAGGTGTGGGCGGCCGAGAGGCACGTAGCGATCGAGTACCTCGGCCGTTCGCTGCGCGACGAACCCGTCTACGGCGCCCGGCGCGGAGTGGTGACCAGGGTCGCCCGGGGCAGGCGGGAGGGCCCGAGCCGGGTGGTGTGGGTGTGGGAGTCCCCGTTGGAGCACCTCTCGCACGGGGATCTGGGGGAGTGGGGCAACCACCTGAACCGCAAGGGGTGCCGGCCATGACGGACGCCTGCCCCGAGGACCCCTGCCCGCGCTGGTGCGGGGCCGACCACGGTATCGACACCGAGCGCATGCGCCACCTGCGCCTCGTCCGTGATCGGGGTGAGGAGGGGGTGAGCGTGTGGCTCACGAGGTCGGACAGCTGGGCGGGGAAACGGGGGCTGGGCCTGGTGGAGGTGACCGTGTGGGGCCGCCGGGGCGGCTACACGCGAACGTCCCTGGAACCCTCGATGGCGCGGCTGCTGTCCACCCTCGCCGAGCGGTGCGGGCACGCCGACCTGTCCACGGCCCTGGCGGAGGCCGCCGACCTCGTGGAGGCCGTCCCGGATCACGAGCCCGCCCCCTGACCCGGCCGGACGTGCCCGCCCCCCGGAAACGACGGCGCCCCCGTCCAGGAGAGGGACGGGGGCGCCGGGGGGCGGGGGCGGGGGCTCTAGAGCCGGTCCCAGGCCTCGGTGAGGACCTTGCGCAGGATGCGCTCGATCTCGTCGAAGTGCTCGGGCCCGCAGGTCAGCGGCGGCGAGAGCTGCACGACCGGCTCACCGCGGTCGTCGGCGCGGCAGACCAGCCCGGCCTCGAACAGCGCCTGCGACAGGAAGCCCTTGAGCAGCCTCGTGGACTCCTCGGCCGTGAAGACCTCCTTGGTCTCCTTGTCCTTCACCAGCTCGATGCCGTAGAAGAACCCGTCACCGCGGACGTCGCCGACGATCGGCAGGTCCAGCAGCTTCTCCAGGGTGGCCCGGAAGACGGGCGCGTTCTCGCGGACGTTGTCGAGGATGCCCTCGCTCTCGAACAGGTCGAGGTTGGCCAGGGCCGCGGCGGCCGCGACCGGGTGCCCGGCGAAGGTGATCCCGTGCAGGAACGTGCTGCCGGGCTCCTTGAACGGCTCCATCACCTTCTCGCGGGCGATCACACCGCCCAGCGGCACGTAACCGCTGGTGGCGCCCTTGGCGAAGGTGATCATGTCCGGCAGGTAGCCGTACTTGGCGGCGCCGAAGTACTCCCCGAGGCGGCCGAAGGCGCAGATGACCTCGTCGGAGACCATCAGCACGCCGTAGCGGTCACAGATCTCGCGCACCCGCTGCAGGTACCCGGGCGGCGGCGGGAAGCAGCCCCCGGAGTTCTGCACCGGCTCCACGAACACCGCGGCGACGGTGTCCGGGTCGTTCTGCAGGATCGCGTCCTCGATCTGGTCCGCGGCCCAGCGGCCGAAGGCCTCATGGTCGTCGCCGTGGACGGGCGCGCGGTAGAAGTCGGTGTTGGGCACCTGGATGGTGCTGGGCACCAGCGGCTCGAACGGCGTCTTGATCGCCTGGAGGCCGGTGATCGAGAGCGCGCCGAGGCTGCTGCCGTGGTAGGCGATCTTGCGGCTGATCACCTTGTGCCGGGTGGGCTCGCCGATCGCCTTGAAGTACTGGCGCGCGAGCTTCCACGCCGACTCGACGGCCTCGGAACCGCTGGTGGTGAAGAAGACCCGGTTGAGGTCGCCGGGCGCCAGGCCCGCCAGCCGCGCGGCCAGCTCCGCCGCCTTGGGGTGGGCGTAGGTCCAGATCGGGAAGTAGGCCAGCTCCTTGGCCTGCTCCGCGATCGCGTCCGCGATCTCCTCGCGGCCGTGCCCGACCTGCGAGACGAACAGTCCGGACAGGCCGTCCAGGTACTTCCTGCCCTCGGAGTCGTAGACGTGGACGCCCTCACCACGGGTGATGACGGGGACGTCGGCGTCGTCGTAGCCGGCCATCTCCGTGAAGTGCATCCACAGATGGTCCTTGGCGGCCCGCTGGACTTCTTCCGGGCTCAGGTGCGCTGACACTTGGTGCTCCCAGGATCGCTGAGTGGGGCGGGGACCTCGGTCGGGTCGACCCGGGGGACCCGAACGGGGTCCTCTCAACAGAAATAGTCGCATCTTTGGCGTCAGTGTCAAGTATCCGTCGGGAAACTCAATCTTTACAACGGAATCCCTTGAAGTCGTGCGTTGCGCCTGGCAGTGTGACAGTTCACACCGCCAGCACGTCCGCCGTGCCCCGACCAGCGCGTCCACGGCGCGCCCGACCCGCAGGAGCCACTGTGACCCAGGAGTCAGGTACCGAACACCTCCGCAACTTCGTCAACGGGGAGTACGTCGACGCCGCCGACGGGGCACGTGCCGACCTCGTGGACCCCTCGACCGGCAAGGTCTTCGCGACCGCCGCCGTGTCCGGCGCCGAGGACGTCGACCGCGCGTTCAAGGCCGCCCGGAACGCCTTCGAGGGCGGCTGGCGCGACTCCACGCCCGCCGAGCGGCAGATCGCCATGAACAAGTTCGCCGACGCCGTCGAGGAGCGGGCCGACGAACTCGTCGACGCCGAGGTCCGCAACTGCGGCAAGCCGGTGGGCCTGACCAAGAGCGAGGAGATCGGCCAGGTCCTGGACGCCCTGCGCTTCTTCGCGGGCGCCGCGCGCAACCTGGAGGGGCGCGCCGCGGGCGAGTACATGGCCGACCACACCTCGTGGATCCGGCGCGAGCCCCTCGGCGTCGTCGGCCAGATCACCCCGTGGAACTACCCGATGGCCATGGCCGCCTGGAAGATCGGCCCCGCCCTGGCCGCGGGCGACACCATCGTCCTCAAGCCCTCCGACACCACGCCGCTGTCCACGCTCCTGCTCGCGGAGATCGCCTCGGAGTTCTTCCCGGCCGGCGTGTTCAACGTGGTCACCGGCGACCGCGACACCGGCCGCGCCCTGGTGGACCACCCCACGCCCGCGCTGATCTCGCTCACCGGCTCCACGCGCGCCGGGTACGAGGTCGCCCAGGCCGGGTCCAAGGACCTCAAGCGCCTCCACCTGGAGCTGGGCGGCAAGGCCCCCGTCATCGTCTTCGACGACGCCGACGTCGAGAGGGCCGCCGCCGGGATCGCCGACGCCGGCTACTTCAACGCCGGCCAGGACTGCACCGCCGCCACGCGCGTCATCGCGGCCCCCGGTATCCACGACGACCTGGCCGCCGCGCTCGCCGAGCAGGCGCGCGGCACCGTCACCGCCCCGCCGAGCAACCCCGACGCCGCCTACGGCCCGGTCAACAACGCCAACCAGCTGGCGCGGGTCACCGGGTTCCTGGAGCGCACGCCCGACCACGCCGAGGTGCTCGCGGGCGGCCACCGGGTCGGCGACGAGGGCTACTTCTTCGCGCCCACCGTCGTGTCGGGCCTGCGCCAGGGCGACGAGCTGGTGACCGACGAGATCTTCGGCCCGGTCATCACCGTCCAGCGCTTCACCGACGAGGACACCGCCGTATCCTGGGCCAACTCCGTCGAGTACGGCCTGGCCTCCAGCGTGTGGACCAAGGACCATGCCCGCGCGCTGCGCGTCTCCCGCCGCCTGGACTTCGGGTGCGTGTGGATCAACACCCACATCCCCGTCACCGCCGAGATGCCGCACGGCGGCTTCAAGCACTCCGGCTACGGCAAGGACCTGTCGACGTACTCCTTCGAGGAGTACACCCGGATCAAGCACGTCATGAGCTACATCGGTGACTGAGCCGTCGGCACCGGAACCGCCGCCGGACCCGCATCCCCCCGTACCAGGAACGAGAGCTGATAGGAACTCCGACGCCATGGCCACCAGCACCACGAGTCCCACGTCCGAAGCGCCGCCCGCCACCGAACCGGCGGTGAGCCGGTCCGCCATCACCCTGAACGGGGTCGTCAAGGCCTTCCGCTCCGGTCCGGAGACCGTGCGCGCGGTCGACGGCGTGGACCTGGCCATCGAGGCGGGGGAGTTCTTCTCCCTGCTCGGCCCCTCCGGCTGCGGCAAGACCACCACGATGCGCATGATCGCCGGGTTCGAGGAGCCCACCGAGGGCACCGTCCTGCTCGAAGGCAAGGACGTCACCGGGGTGGCCGCCAACCACCGCGACGTCAACATGGTCTTCCAGAGCTACGCGCTGTTCCCGCACATGAGCGTCGCCGACAACGTCGCCTTCGGGCTCCGGCGCCGACGGGTCCCCAAGGACCAGATCCGCGTCCGGGTCGCGGAGATGCTCGACCTCGTCGAGCTCGGACACCGTGCCAAGCACCGGCCCACGCAGCTCTCCGGCGGCCAGCAGCAGCGGGTCGCCCTCGCGCGGGCCCTGGTCAACCAGCCCAGCGCCCTGCTGCTGGACGAGCCGCTCGGCGCCCTGGACCTCAAGCTCCGCCAGTCCATGCAGGTCGAGCTCAAGCGCATCCAGCGCGAGGTCGGCATCACCTTCGTCTACGTCACCCACGACCAGGGCGAGGCACTGACGATGTCGGACCGCATCGCGGTCATGAACGAGGGCCGGGTGGAACAGCTCGGCACGCCCGCCGAGATCTACGAGCGGCCGGCCACGCGGTTCGTC
This genomic interval carries:
- a CDS encoding aspartate aminotransferase family protein, translated to MSAHLSPEEVQRAAKDHLWMHFTEMAGYDDADVPVITRGEGVHVYDSEGRKYLDGLSGLFVSQVGHGREEIADAIAEQAKELAYFPIWTYAHPKAAELAARLAGLAPGDLNRVFFTTSGSEAVESAWKLARQYFKAIGEPTRHKVISRKIAYHGSSLGALSITGLQAIKTPFEPLVPSTIQVPNTDFYRAPVHGDDHEAFGRWAADQIEDAILQNDPDTVAAVFVEPVQNSGGCFPPPPGYLQRVREICDRYGVLMVSDEVICAFGRLGEYFGAAKYGYLPDMITFAKGATSGYVPLGGVIAREKVMEPFKEPGSTFLHGITFAGHPVAAAAALANLDLFESEGILDNVRENAPVFRATLEKLLDLPIVGDVRGDGFFYGIELVKDKETKEVFTAEESTRLLKGFLSQALFEAGLVCRADDRGEPVVQLSPPLTCGPEHFDEIERILRKVLTEAWDRL
- a CDS encoding gamma-aminobutyraldehyde dehydrogenase, producing the protein MTQESGTEHLRNFVNGEYVDAADGARADLVDPSTGKVFATAAVSGAEDVDRAFKAARNAFEGGWRDSTPAERQIAMNKFADAVEERADELVDAEVRNCGKPVGLTKSEEIGQVLDALRFFAGAARNLEGRAAGEYMADHTSWIRREPLGVVGQITPWNYPMAMAAWKIGPALAAGDTIVLKPSDTTPLSTLLLAEIASEFFPAGVFNVVTGDRDTGRALVDHPTPALISLTGSTRAGYEVAQAGSKDLKRLHLELGGKAPVIVFDDADVERAAAGIADAGYFNAGQDCTAATRVIAAPGIHDDLAAALAEQARGTVTAPPSNPDAAYGPVNNANQLARVTGFLERTPDHAEVLAGGHRVGDEGYFFAPTVVSGLRQGDELVTDEIFGPVITVQRFTDEDTAVSWANSVEYGLASSVWTKDHARALRVSRRLDFGCVWINTHIPVTAEMPHGGFKHSGYGKDLSTYSFEEYTRIKHVMSYIGD
- a CDS encoding ABC transporter ATP-binding protein, producing MATSTTSPTSEAPPATEPAVSRSAITLNGVVKAFRSGPETVRAVDGVDLAIEAGEFFSLLGPSGCGKTTTMRMIAGFEEPTEGTVLLEGKDVTGVAANHRDVNMVFQSYALFPHMSVADNVAFGLRRRRVPKDQIRVRVAEMLDLVELGHRAKHRPTQLSGGQQQRVALARALVNQPSALLLDEPLGALDLKLRQSMQVELKRIQREVGITFVYVTHDQGEALTMSDRIAVMNEGRVEQLGTPAEIYERPATRFVADFIGTSNLVRGVVKARAGDHWKVEVADGATALVAELPDTVTTGAHIHLTVRPEKMRIGTDAPGGDVSRVPGTVTETVYMGSSTHYQVDIGGGEEVTVYQQNASGSTLVAQRGESVWLSWRPEHSFALSS